The nucleotide sequence CTTCACAGTGCTGTTCTTCTGTCTGCCGGTGATCACCTTCAACGAGCTGACCAAGAGGAGACTGATGGGAGATCTGTCCTGCAGGATAGTGCCATACCTGGAGGTGCGTGACCAATCAGTCAATTCATTAGGCAACcaatcatatgtgaccctggagcacaaaaccagtcccaagggtcttttttaattattgagaTTTCTACAttatctgaaatctgaataaaacatctctccattgatgtgtggtttgttaggaggacaatatttgtctgagataaaactatttgaaaatctggaatctgagggagcaaaaaaatctaaatattgagacattcatctttaaagttgttcaaatgaaagtcttagcaatgcatattactaatcagaaattaagtttcgatatatatttacaaaaggaaatttacaaaatatcttaatggaacatgatctttacttaatattctagtatatagtatagtatatagaATATCTAGAGTAATCTTTAAATtccataaattaaataaaattaaattccaTAAAGTCCCATAAATGTAGTtataataatgttaaatgaaaGTAATTTTTCTTGGTTACACAAACATTTAACATTAAGGGAACGTTTCATTTTGCAAAAATTATGGGAAGTTTCTTTTGAATGTTCTGAACTAGTAGCCtaacataatttgtttttttttaaacgtccATTCAGGGAGCTTTCAGAAGTAACAATCCTATAATGTCTGTAAAATGGTGAAATAGaatgtttgaataaaaataaatgttttttttttttttgaaaaaacatttGATAAACTGGATGGTTGGACCATCTTGAGAACAGTTAGAAAGAGTGCGTTATGGGAACAATTAGCAAAACTTTCTTGGAACATATTTCTTTTGacgttttgagaacattattggCCACCAGATGACAGTGCTATGATTGTttttcataactttgagagaactttGTAAAGAAAACTGTAAATAGTAAGAAAACTAGCCGTCGTAATCAGTCAGAGTCTGTGTGTGGTATTGTGGGTAGTTTCTTGAGTTCATTTTCCAGCCTCCTCTTTACAGCACCAGCTCTCCTGATTGTCATGTAAACGagattagagcccgaccgatatggatttttgggggccgatggcgatgccgatattaactcgaaaagagccgatttataagccaatattttgattttgaaaataaactggatattagacccatttcctataagctgcacttacataacattcaatggcaaaatatctgcctgttctatgtatgtgggctgtataaaccattttccagaagggattacggtctcaatcactaaacaattgcacatcaaaagtatatattttttaactatcaaaaaacagtctgattttaaacatttaacacttttactttcttccagttgaagctgattttaacagtctgtgtgtgtactgtaaataaattataatactaaagttaaagttaaagtatttgcagaagtagtcccacacttttgctgctacatcattcacctttttcagccatagaaagacatagaaagaataagcatgtgtattaataatatcaccatgtatcattactcatgtcatcattagaattataataataataaacagggatctcctacataggcaaaaatgagaaatatatatatatttttttatttgtcaagcaataggtattaacctccttatatttaacaatattatttcaacattttcctgttatgtctgtaaagctgctttgaaacaatatgtaagaaaaaaaaagaaaagaaaaaagcgcttgttcagctcacatttatttacatgtcccctctgatttaataatttctgacgcacctactgtagttactgtaactacactatatttgctctcacagacacattcacaacggacccgtatatcttctcctcttctctttgtgcagtctgaatcaaaatggttaacgttagtgccatgaacacaccgctgtcaattttgagaagaaccaccttcaaacaagttaatagcaagcattcaaggggcctgctaaaaaggaagctatattagcgttagagtaacgtaaccagcctgaattcaccaaattgtgctctggacctgagggtagcctcttcttccttgcttctctcttaattctcatcagcaggactagcgctatcgctcgcttcttacaacgggacagatacatgtttgctgctgaccgaaaagaggaacaacagactatgaaagagctcccgctaaaagtttttaaaactccgcctacgccatagcgcagaacagggcaaatcgcgttgtatctgaagggcaacgctaaacccagcggccaagcgctgtgcataccgcgtcctgtgtgaaaggcccattacgcggtcattatgtgggaaacacaccgcaatagaataagcactaaacgctaactttatagttcgacctcttattaacgttcgcgctcttccactgataaacatggtattagctttgtggctaatctaatatagcaatgcattagcggctgtaagtgatgttacagaatatttagaagtgataatgataggaccgttaactagaactaccacaccgtttttatatacagtgtatgaactaaatctacaatcatttcacatgacgaacgacagactcacctgggtggcttggctgatcgctttcttctttgtggatttctggcgctgttgcaactctggagctgcagaccgccctctggtgggcaaactatgcaacactcataacatgagtgaagaatatgagactgtttctcatgtttcatcggccgttataaacaccgatgccgatttaaatgcaattagctcatatcggccgataatatcggccggtcgatatatcggtcgggctctaaacGAGATCTCCGGGTATTTAGCAACACTAATTGGGCCTTTTAGTGTGTTGAATGAGTGTTTAGAGTGTGTTTTAAGGGCAGGATTGTCTACGGAGAGTCTGTCTGTTGACCCACTCTGTGGccctaaaacattttattatacagtAATAAATTAACATATTGGATTAGATGCAAATCAAATCAGCATTCTGTATAATACGCACCGTCACTTGGGAACATCAGACCTTATTTATATCACACTTACTGACTAGTGATGGTGTAAAGTGGTACAATCGTGctacttatatattttattatatatatatatatatatatatatatatatatatatatatatatatatatatatatatatatatatatatatatatatatatatatatatatatatatatagtatatatatatatatatatatatatatatattgaatgatTGCATATTAATATACCATGGTACTAGATGGTTTTCCAATGTATTTCAAAGAATACCTTGGTACTAcataaaatatgcttaaaaaaattggatatgtttccaaaaaaaaaaaaaaagagtatcacCATTGTGTATATTCAAAAAACATAATCACAGTATCCAAAATCATGGAATTACTATGGTATAAAAAAATATGGTATCACCAGAGTAGATAAACATGGAAAAAACATGGTGTGACCATAGTACGATAGTTGTAGATTTCCTAAAAACATTGTAGCACCATAGTAAATATCCTCAAAGAGGTAGCATTACCATGATAGACATCCAAAACGGAGTGGTATCACAATGGTAAATGTAAAGAAAAGTTTTACCATTGTACATGTCCAAAAACAATTGGTCATCAAAACACATGGCATCACCATAGtagatgttaaaaaaaatatattaccatGGTAAATGTCTAAAAAACACATGACAACACCTTAGTAGacgtccattaaaaaaaaaaatgttttaccattATACATGTCCATAAAAAATGTTAGCATCATGGTAAATGTCAAAAATGTGATATCACaatagtaaatgtaaaaaaaacatggaaTTACCATAGTAGATGTCAAAAGAAACATATCACCATGGTAATTTTACAACTTCACTCCACTCAAAAAACCACCATAGTTACCTCTATGGTACCATAGTTAAGTGTAGTCATAGCCATATGATTTCATGTGTTTGTTGACGTGTCTTTCAGATGACGTCTCTCGGCGTGACCACGTTCACTCTCTGTGCGCTCAGCATCGACCGGTTCCACGCAGTGACCAGCGCTCAGCCGCGGACGCAGCAGGTGGAGTCCTGTCAGTCCATCCTGCCCAAGCTATCGGTGATCTGGCTGGGATCTCTGGTCCTGGCCGCTCCGGAGCTGCTGATGTGGCGTCTGGAGCAGGAGGTGTCTCCGTGGACGGGTCTGCCGGTGGACTCGTGCGGTCAGGAGCCGTCCGTGATGCTGCCGGAGACACTGTACTCGCTGGTGCTGACGTACCATCAGGCCAGAATGTGGTGGACCTTCGGATGTTTCTTCTGCTTGCCGCTGCTGTTCACTGGCGCGTGTCAGCTGCTCACACGGCACATTGCAGACGAGAACGCCAAGAGCATTCATCCATCCTCTTTGtcatcttcctcatcttcatctctGAAGAAGAAGCAGCGGCGAGAGCGTCAGCTGACCTGTACGGTGGTGGCACTGGCGGCCGTTTACGCCGTCTGCAGTTTGCCAGAAAACATCTGGAACTTCGTTCTGGCTTACTCGGGCGTGGAGGTGGGCGTGGCCACACGGGCTCTCctcgctctgattggccagttccTGTTGTTCGTGCGGGCGGGAGCGACGCCCATTCTGCTGCTCTGCATCTATCGGTCTCTCGGCCAGGCGTTCAtggactgctgctgctgctgttgcgaAGACTGTCTTCTGGATACTTCGTCATCAGCGACATCATCGTCTTCGTCCACCAACGCTACGGCCGTCTCCTCGTCCCTGTCCTCGCCCGTCTCCGTCCAGGAGGAGAAGCTGAAGATCGTGTCTGGAACGTCGCCCGCGGTGTTCTTCGATAAAGTGAAAGATGGTCCAGCTGAGCTGATCATCGGAACGCCGTGTTGATCTCGGAACATTGGCATCAGTGTCCGTTAAAACTGTGAACCAATCCATCTTTAACactcttaaagggaaagttcactcataaattataaattaattataaatgttccaaacctgttttatttttattttaaaaaattaaataaattattgcaatactttatcaaattaaaaatattataaaataaaaatgatataaaccACAGATTTATCATGCCGTCACTCACCGCTGGATGAGGAGAGTTAAACGCAGAAAAACAACTTCCTGTTCCTTTGTCTACATCCAATCACATCCTTTTTTTCTCTTGATcatgtttaatgatttaaaattcTTGATAAGTTGCTGTATTTCAGTCATGtaagtctattttatttatagatCCATCAGTTCTACACAACAGAAATACACATTTTGAACTTAATTGTGTCTCAGTGGaattaataactaatattttgttTATCCGTAAACATTGTACTGCTGGATGGACACTTGCGGAAAACTTGAAACAGTGTATTTTTATGCCCTTAATTAACTTCCATCTTTAaattgtcagtgtttaaaaatgaaagcGTAGTTTGGAAAATTGGAAATTGTCTTTTCAGATCAACCTTTATGAGTTTTAAAGTAGAAATGTGTGAAATTTTATTGAGTCTGTCTCACATATCAAAGACTGTGATTTGCTGCTGGAATTAAACGACTTGTGCCCGTTCACAAACTCTCAGCAGAGACAAAAAACTTTCCAATTTAACACGATAGATAGTACTGATTATAATAGCAGAGTGAACCAATGTAGATTGTTAGGATTAGAacttttgtatttcttttattttgtacTCCGTTGCAGCCAATAAAAGTTTCAAAGAGTTTGAATGTCGCACACTTTGCAGTCTCACACATAAATGCTTAAAGGATTTGTACTTATGTGACCTGGCTGTGTGAAGGAATTGGACACACAGTTGAACTGCTGTCTCTTGGCCGTTCTGAAGTGATTTTCCTCCTACAGGAGATTCTCAGGAGGAGTCGTGGGGGCCCATAAGGGCCGTATTGTTCCCGAGCTGAATATCAATAGCGGTCCCTGAGCAGTTGCTAAGTGACTGTCACACGCCAGCTTTCGGCATTCAGACTCCAAACAGCGGCGGTCcagaaacagacgagacattctCTCGGACTCATGGAAACAGAAGCCTTGCATTGATGTGGGTAAAGTGGAGGGGCTTTTCCACGCGAAGAATAGGGTAACAAGTAACCGAGGGTGGATTAAACGCTCTGTGCTGTCATGAACCACACAGAATGAGGTCAAGAGTGTGTTGTAATCATTCAGGGAGGTTTTTAAAGAGAGGATTCTGTAGCTGATTCTTGTCATGTGATAACAAACCTCAGAACACTGAATGAAATTGCTTAAAAGGTTTTGCCGTTATACCAGATGATTTTCAGGTAGATACATTTAAACATGACAACAGTTTATGCAAGTTTACATAACTTGTTCAGAACATTTATCTGAGCTGAAAGGGAAAACCGGCCATAGAAGGAACATTTTCAGCGCCCCTTGTGGTCAAATGTGCAAAATGTCAGAGATAAATAAAGTTATTACACTGATGCACTTCATAttgttaaaaacaacaaattgaatatgtttttattctttgtatttttatatcaatatggtaaaCAATTTTCAAATCAATGTGAAAAGGTAAAAAGTAGCCCTACTCTGATTATGTTACCCAATATGTTAAATGTGATAGATTACGTTACGAACTTCAATTTTTGTCATGTTATTTGGAATCGGTAACGGATTACAATTTGTACGTAATCTACCTAAACTCTGATTATTAACAAAcagttttgtgatttatttatagaATGAAGTATGGTTAAATCAAATTTGTTTGTGTATCTGCTGTTCAATTTTACTTTTGTTgatctctgtttccctctatatAGAGTAAAAGTACGAAAATACAGGCTCTGATAACTTAActacatcaaaaaacaaaaaattcccAAATGAAGCTGTTCCAATGTTCACAAAAGGATGTTTTGTCACATTTAATGGACTTCTGTGGACGGTTTTGTTCCTAAACTATAAACCCACACAGTGTTCCTCATAGAGGATTAGTCACAAATGTGAAGTCAGCATAGTACAAAATGCTGGTTTGCCACACAGAAAACAGGTGTTACcaagtttaacattttaatatttaatcctCATATGGCAACAATTAATTTCTACTtatttccttgtgtgtgtgtgtggcagatttttacaaaaattaagaTTGGATGCAtcaatttctaaaataaatgtgcatttcaattgaaaattaaataatttaatagaaaaaCAACTTTTTAGCCATTTTCCATTGTAGTTGTCATATGGCGAAGTTTTCCTAAATTTCAAAGG is from Carassius gibelio isolate Cgi1373 ecotype wild population from Czech Republic chromosome B22, carGib1.2-hapl.c, whole genome shotgun sequence and encodes:
- the gpr37l1a gene encoding G-protein coupled receptor 37-like 1, with amino-acid sequence MMLRVLFALIVFSGSVQADKRAAEMKTSLMPSPSSSSARRGDDDDDGDARAPRVPRGSKHKQQRERNSHRTPRPHPDPDAFFTTPRAFNGSLRVHNPLFPLTEESYSAYAVMLLALIVFSVGIVGNLALMCIVWNNYYLKSTWNCALASLAFWDFTVLFFCLPVITFNELTKRRLMGDLSCRIVPYLEMTSLGVTTFTLCALSIDRFHAVTSAQPRTQQVESCQSILPKLSVIWLGSLVLAAPELLMWRLEQEVSPWTGLPVDSCGQEPSVMLPETLYSLVLTYHQARMWWTFGCFFCLPLLFTGACQLLTRHIADENAKSIHPSSLSSSSSSSLKKKQRRERQLTCTVVALAAVYAVCSLPENIWNFVLAYSGVEVGVATRALLALIGQFLLFVRAGATPILLLCIYRSLGQAFMDCCCCCCEDCLLDTSSSATSSSSSTNATAVSSSLSSPVSVQEEKLKIVSGTSPAVFFDKVKDGPAELIIGTPC